A stretch of the Nitrospirota bacterium genome encodes the following:
- a CDS encoding radical SAM protein has translation MMDLYRIDSHKLMYHPDRIAQWKAAGDEWEKAKSVYPLYVEIATAGACNHRCTFCAVDYIGYKTRSLEKDLLKRRVAEMAERGVKSIMYAGEGEPLLHRHIGEIIVHTKKVGIDVSLTTNAVALNEHLIQEALGSVTWIKASVNAGTRETYAAIHQTKADDFDRVFRNLAKAAEVKQANRYACTIGVQMVLLPENQHEAVTLALRAKDAGADYVVIKPYSQHLLSPGTMEKDYKDFDYSRIFPMENELIALEDNRFKVIFRRRTMEKLLEGDRHYSVCQATPFFWAYVMASGDVYGCSAYLEDPRFCYGNINEKSFTEIWEGEVRQRSFHHVRHELNISECRQNCRMDEVNRYLWDLQHPPAHVNFI, from the coding sequence ATCATGGACCTGTACCGCATTGATTCTCATAAGCTGATGTACCATCCCGACCGCATTGCTCAATGGAAAGCGGCCGGGGATGAATGGGAAAAGGCCAAGTCGGTTTACCCTTTGTATGTCGAAATCGCGACGGCCGGAGCCTGTAACCACCGCTGTACCTTCTGTGCGGTGGATTACATTGGTTACAAGACCCGAAGTTTGGAAAAGGATTTGCTGAAACGGCGAGTCGCCGAGATGGCCGAACGCGGCGTGAAGAGCATCATGTATGCAGGCGAGGGAGAGCCACTCCTGCACCGGCACATCGGCGAGATCATCGTGCACACGAAAAAGGTGGGGATCGACGTGTCGCTGACCACCAACGCGGTGGCGCTCAACGAGCACCTGATCCAGGAGGCGCTGGGTTCCGTCACCTGGATCAAGGCCAGTGTCAACGCTGGCACCAGAGAGACTTATGCGGCGATCCACCAGACCAAGGCGGATGACTTCGACCGCGTGTTTCGGAACCTGGCCAAGGCCGCCGAAGTCAAGCAAGCCAACCGCTATGCCTGTACGATCGGGGTGCAGATGGTCCTGCTTCCGGAGAATCAGCACGAGGCCGTCACGCTGGCATTGAGGGCCAAAGATGCCGGGGCTGATTACGTGGTGATCAAGCCCTACTCCCAGCACCTTCTGAGTCCCGGCACGATGGAGAAAGACTACAAGGACTTCGACTACAGCAGGATTTTCCCCATGGAGAACGAGCTGATCGCGCTGGAGGACAACCGATTTAAGGTGATTTTCCGCCGCCGGACCATGGAAAAACTGCTGGAAGGGGACCGGCATTATTCGGTCTGCCAAGCCACCCCCTTCTTCTGGGCCTACGTGATGGCGAGCGGGGACGTCTACGGCTGCAGTGCCTATCTGGAAGATCCCCGCTTCTGCTACGGCAATATCAATGAGAAGAGTTTCACTGAGATCTGGGAGGGCGAGGTCAGGCAGCGGAGCTTCCATCACGTCCGCCACGAACTCAACATCTCTGAGTGCCGTCAGAACTGCCGGATGGATGAAGTCAACCGCTACTTGTGGGACCTCCAGCATCCCCCCGCACACGTCAACTTTATCTGA
- a CDS encoding UpxY family transcription antiterminator — protein sequence MPETGDRPQWYALRTRSRHEKLVRDRLIKQGGEPLLPTLMRVSQWKDRKKTIEVPLFAGYCFARFSWQERLPILTVPGVISIVGSGIQPQPIPDGEINSLKSLMDSALPYDAHPYLREGMSVEVIRGPLEGVRGVLLRKDKRYRLVLSVHLIKQAAAVEIDAADVMPI from the coding sequence GTGCCTGAGACCGGGGATCGCCCGCAGTGGTATGCACTCCGGACGCGATCACGACATGAAAAGCTCGTTCGAGATCGGCTCATAAAGCAAGGGGGCGAGCCATTACTACCGACGCTCATGCGGGTAAGCCAGTGGAAGGATCGCAAGAAAACCATAGAAGTCCCTTTGTTTGCCGGTTACTGTTTCGCACGCTTCTCCTGGCAGGAGCGCCTTCCAATCCTCACCGTTCCCGGCGTTATAAGCATCGTGGGTAGCGGGATACAGCCGCAGCCGATCCCTGATGGGGAAATCAACTCACTGAAGTCCCTCATGGACAGTGCGCTGCCGTATGACGCACACCCCTATCTGCGGGAGGGGATGTCCGTCGAGGTCATCCGTGGCCCGCTTGAGGGGGTGCGGGGCGTGCTGCTTCGGAAAGATAAACGGTATCGCTTGGTCTTGTCCGTTCACCTCATCAAGCAGGCGGCAGCGGTGGAGATTGATGCCGCCGATGTCATGCCGATATAG
- a CDS encoding flippase-like domain-containing protein: MSRRTLLHLLPGVLISAICLWYAFRGVDFSAMAGDIAQVGGGWVAVSILVALSSLVLRGMRWRYLLSEERIIGYWSLVSATFVGMMANNLLPARLGEIVRAWVLARRERTSTSSVLASVFIERLADVVTALLLLGLGLMFSPALGSGTADLLGRAGMVVLAGVVILAAGFVLVIYRREQFISAGEAWARKSGRPWVLRAVEQGRHFLDGLCVLQGGRQWLMVIVLSVLVWSLSIASFYAMGRGVALPLTAVQAILVWVIVLFGVAIPSAPGFVGTFHGFCVAALALVAGADPTRAAVYATLLHGSHWLAINGVGLGCLLADRSVSWTGLLAMTRPDVKTAR; this comes from the coding sequence ATGTCTCGACGGACGCTCCTTCATCTGCTTCCCGGTGTTCTCATCAGCGCAATTTGCTTGTGGTATGCGTTCCGTGGAGTAGATTTCTCCGCGATGGCCGGCGATATTGCCCAGGTCGGTGGTGGCTGGGTGGCGGTCAGCATTCTGGTGGCTCTTTCCAGTCTGGTCCTCCGCGGCATGCGGTGGCGTTACTTGCTCAGCGAGGAACGCATCATCGGATACTGGTCGTTGGTGTCAGCGACGTTTGTGGGCATGATGGCCAACAACCTTCTGCCGGCCCGCTTGGGCGAGATTGTGCGAGCTTGGGTCCTGGCGCGCCGGGAGCGGACGAGTACCTCCAGCGTTCTGGCCAGCGTCTTTATTGAACGGTTGGCGGATGTGGTGACGGCGCTGCTTCTACTCGGACTCGGTCTCATGTTCTCTCCGGCTTTGGGCAGCGGGACAGCCGATCTGCTCGGGCGTGCCGGTATGGTGGTGCTGGCCGGGGTGGTCATTCTTGCGGCGGGGTTCGTTCTGGTGATCTACCGACGGGAGCAGTTCATATCGGCCGGTGAAGCTTGGGCCCGCAAAAGCGGTCGTCCCTGGGTTCTGCGCGCGGTGGAGCAGGGGCGGCACTTCCTGGATGGGCTCTGTGTCCTCCAAGGCGGAAGGCAGTGGCTAATGGTCATTGTCCTGTCTGTCCTCGTCTGGAGCCTGTCCATCGCGTCTTTTTATGCGATGGGGAGGGGCGTGGCCTTGCCGCTCACCGCTGTGCAAGCGATTCTGGTCTGGGTGATCGTGTTGTTCGGCGTGGCCATTCCCTCAGCGCCAGGGTTCGTAGGTACGTTTCACGGCTTCTGCGTGGCTGCCTTGGCGCTGGTGGCCGGCGCCGATCCAACCAGAGCGGCCGTATATGCTACGCTTCTCCATGGGAGCCATTGGCTGGCGATCAACGGGGTCGGTCTTGGATGTCTCCTGGCTGACCGCTCCGTAAGCTGGACCGGCCTGCTTGCAATGACACGGCCAGACGTCAAGACGGCTCGCTGA
- a CDS encoding thiamine pyrophosphate-dependent dehydrogenase E1 component subunit alpha codes for MDAGLARDLYFRMLRIRTVEEKIAELYPEQQMRCPVHLSVGQEAVAVGVCAALASEDYAFSTHRSHAHYLAKGGNLKAMLGELYGRVTGCCQGKGGSMHLVDRSVGFLGAVPIVGSTIPIGVGAAFGTLLRKERRVTIVFLGDGATEEGVFHEAVNFAVLKRLPVVFVCENNFFSVYSSLDVRQPSTREIYELVRGYGLESLQGDGNDVEAVYGLTKAAAEKARAGRGPTFLEFKTYRWREHCGPHYDNHVGYRSEQEFEEWKARCPVARLKQRLLQRGLVAQQDLDGVEATLTDEIEAAVAFAKASPFPDPQLLGAHLYAP; via the coding sequence ATGGACGCTGGGTTAGCCCGGGACCTCTATTTTCGGATGCTTCGCATTCGCACGGTGGAGGAGAAGATCGCCGAGCTCTATCCGGAGCAGCAGATGCGCTGCCCCGTCCACCTCAGTGTCGGACAGGAGGCCGTGGCCGTGGGTGTCTGCGCGGCCCTGGCGTCCGAGGACTATGCGTTCAGCACCCACCGTTCCCATGCCCACTACCTGGCCAAGGGAGGGAACCTGAAGGCCATGCTGGGGGAACTCTACGGACGGGTGACCGGCTGTTGTCAGGGCAAGGGCGGCTCCATGCATTTGGTGGATCGGTCTGTGGGATTTCTGGGCGCTGTACCGATCGTGGGCAGCACCATTCCGATCGGGGTCGGAGCCGCGTTCGGGACCCTGCTGCGCAAGGAGCGCCGTGTGACCATCGTGTTTCTGGGCGATGGGGCCACGGAAGAAGGGGTCTTCCATGAGGCAGTCAACTTCGCCGTGCTGAAACGGTTGCCGGTCGTGTTCGTCTGCGAGAACAACTTTTTCTCGGTCTATTCTTCATTGGACGTGCGTCAGCCTTCTACCAGGGAAATCTATGAGCTGGTTCGCGGATACGGACTGGAGAGCCTGCAGGGCGATGGGAACGACGTCGAGGCGGTCTACGGGTTGACCAAGGCGGCAGCGGAGAAGGCGCGGGCGGGACGCGGCCCCACGTTCCTGGAATTCAAAACGTACCGCTGGCGGGAGCATTGCGGGCCTCATTACGACAATCACGTCGGGTACCGTTCGGAGCAGGAGTTCGAGGAGTGGAAGGCGCGCTGCCCGGTCGCACGCCTCAAACAACGCCTGCTGCAACGGGGGCTTGTCGCCCAGCAGGACCTCGATGGGGTCGAGGCAACCCTCACCGACGAGATCGAAGCAGCGGTAGCATTTGCGAAGGCGAGCCCATTCCCCGATCCGCAGCTCCTGGGGGCGCACTTGTACGCACCGTGA
- a CDS encoding VOC family protein, translated as MGASGVKGLWHLALRVKDLSRSRAFYEGLFGMNVVWAPDPDNLYLSSGRDNLALHQIPPGELSQYHASHGQLLDHLGIVVDCPETVDRLFQRVEQDGIPIVHRPRRHRDGSYSCYIADPDGNTVQILYEPTISAGGPGVKDRDN; from the coding sequence ATGGGGGCGTCGGGCGTCAAAGGACTCTGGCATCTGGCTTTGCGGGTGAAAGACCTGTCTCGCTCACGGGCCTTCTATGAGGGGCTGTTCGGGATGAACGTCGTCTGGGCGCCTGATCCGGACAACCTCTATTTAAGTTCCGGACGCGATAACCTGGCCTTGCATCAAATTCCGCCGGGGGAGTTGTCCCAATACCACGCGTCGCACGGCCAGCTCCTGGACCATCTCGGGATCGTCGTGGACTGTCCGGAGACGGTCGACCGTCTGTTCCAGCGCGTGGAGCAAGACGGCATCCCGATCGTCCATCGCCCTCGGCGCCACCGCGATGGGAGCTATTCTTGTTACATCGCCGATCCGGATGGGAATACGGTCCAGATCCTCTATGAACCGACGATCAGCGCGGGCGGACCCGGCGTGAAAGATCGGGACAACTAG
- a CDS encoding SDR family NAD(P)-dependent oxidoreductase → MLRRSCCKSLRCGYYVTPGTLQSKAVLITGSSSGIGRMTALALANAGARLALVARRTDRLAAVVEEVRACGGAAEMFPCDVTVPGAMEAAVRGCADLYGRMDVLVNNAGVGFFATVEQTTAEDLDRILAINLKGTFHGIRAALPVMRHQGSGHIINVASTAGRRGSPYLGAYCASKFAVVGLTESLRTELLGSGIRVSLFCPGATRTEFFSAARRRTEHHRGLVGPVESAERVAERLVDLIRRPRAEVIVQPVRRKLFLMLNLIAPAVVDRLVARMIAAGGRVGRA, encoded by the coding sequence ATGTTGCGGCGGAGCTGTTGCAAATCTTTGCGCTGTGGGTATTACGTGACACCAGGCACGCTCCAAAGCAAGGCGGTGCTCATTACGGGATCATCCAGCGGTATCGGGCGAATGACGGCGTTGGCATTGGCGAACGCCGGTGCTCGGCTCGCGTTAGTTGCCCGCCGAACGGACCGGCTTGCGGCGGTCGTGGAGGAAGTCAGGGCGTGCGGGGGTGCCGCGGAAATGTTCCCTTGCGATGTGACGGTCCCCGGGGCGATGGAGGCCGCTGTTCGTGGCTGCGCTGATCTATACGGGCGGATGGACGTTTTGGTGAACAATGCCGGGGTCGGATTCTTCGCCACGGTCGAACAGACGACGGCTGAGGACCTCGACCGGATCTTGGCCATCAATTTGAAAGGGACGTTTCATGGCATTCGCGCCGCATTGCCTGTGATGCGGCACCAAGGATCCGGCCATATCATTAATGTCGCGTCCACGGCCGGCCGCCGCGGTTCGCCCTACCTGGGCGCCTACTGCGCCTCGAAGTTTGCCGTGGTGGGGCTGACCGAGTCATTGCGCACGGAGCTGCTAGGGAGCGGCATCCGAGTGAGTTTGTTTTGTCCTGGCGCGACCCGGACCGAGTTTTTTTCCGCGGCGCGCCGGCGCACCGAGCATCACCGCGGGTTGGTCGGTCCGGTAGAGTCGGCGGAACGCGTGGCAGAGCGGCTTGTGGACTTGATCAGGCGGCCCCGCGCGGAAGTGATCGTCCAGCCGGTCCGCCGGAAGCTGTTTTTGATGCTCAATCTGATCGCCCCGGCCGTAGTGGATCGTCTGGTGGCGCGCATGATCGCTGCAGGGGGAAGGGTCGGACGGGCGTAA
- a CDS encoding B12-binding domain-containing radical SAM protein, with product MLLINPASEKFGGFLSRYVPIGIPVAVGSLAGYLRQHGIKVNILDEEVTDVTPDSLAKALEGLDKPYVIGFSCLTAHVARAYEMSKMVKRLYPDSIVITGGLHASALPEESLEHDTIDIVVRGEGEQALLHLYQAIRGGKPWHDIGGLSYRQNGAIKHNPEAPLIPDLDSLPMFPYDMFTHPRYEMGFITSSRGCPYKCTYCSQRMLTGTSYRYKSAKRIVEELQVLIEDYGQKQILFYDDNFSFMQRRVIEVCDRIVERGLHRKCSFSIQTRADNIPDPIIPHMRKANFVHVGFGMETGSERLAKIIVKGETVADHIDAVKRCQKAGFETSLFMIFGLPTEVAQEREDTYKLVQSLNVQMSKYNNLIPYPGTPLYTDLKDSPRVKKLPGWANFNSTLSATRSIFDKIPLPYVPETMGEFELKRDIIRYNFRTYLKLKPILAILTRQKGVGWVSLPERWYFKPVELYHVTRVALNVATNLLIAYLPRWMTQPLMHALNPALKERMPVPMEKEYVTSGWGLPPEHTKMSVINAQKPSTQAHPESTPALISPVRRKEPIGV from the coding sequence ATGCTGCTGATAAATCCGGCCTCCGAAAAGTTCGGAGGGTTCCTTTCCCGTTATGTCCCCATCGGTATCCCGGTGGCTGTTGGCAGTTTGGCGGGATATCTCCGACAGCATGGCATCAAGGTTAACATTCTGGACGAAGAGGTCACGGACGTCACCCCTGATTCATTGGCAAAAGCTCTGGAGGGTCTCGATAAGCCCTATGTCATCGGATTCAGCTGCCTCACGGCTCACGTGGCACGGGCCTATGAGATGTCGAAGATGGTCAAGCGCCTGTATCCGGATTCCATCGTCATCACGGGAGGCTTGCACGCATCGGCTCTTCCTGAAGAGTCCCTAGAGCATGACACCATCGACATCGTGGTCCGAGGGGAAGGGGAACAAGCCCTGCTGCATTTGTATCAGGCCATTCGTGGGGGGAAGCCCTGGCATGATATCGGGGGCTTGTCCTACCGGCAAAATGGAGCGATCAAGCACAATCCCGAAGCGCCGTTGATTCCGGATCTGGATAGCTTGCCGATGTTTCCCTACGACATGTTTACACACCCGCGCTACGAGATGGGTTTTATCACGTCCTCTAGGGGCTGTCCTTACAAGTGTACCTATTGTAGTCAGCGGATGCTGACGGGAACCTCGTATCGGTACAAGTCTGCGAAACGGATCGTAGAAGAGCTCCAAGTTTTGATCGAGGACTACGGGCAGAAGCAGATTTTATTCTATGACGACAATTTCAGCTTTATGCAACGGCGTGTGATCGAAGTCTGCGACCGGATCGTCGAGCGGGGCCTCCATCGGAAATGTAGTTTTTCGATTCAGACTCGAGCAGATAATATTCCAGATCCAATCATTCCCCACATGCGGAAGGCCAACTTCGTGCATGTTGGGTTTGGCATGGAAACAGGCAGTGAGCGACTCGCCAAGATTATTGTAAAAGGCGAGACGGTCGCGGATCACATTGATGCCGTTAAGCGGTGTCAGAAGGCAGGGTTCGAGACTTCGTTGTTTATGATTTTTGGACTGCCGACGGAAGTGGCTCAAGAACGGGAAGACACATACAAATTGGTCCAGAGTCTCAATGTCCAGATGTCCAAATACAATAACTTGATCCCCTATCCAGGCACTCCCCTCTATACTGACCTTAAGGACTCGCCACGCGTGAAAAAGCTGCCCGGTTGGGCCAACTTTAACAGCACCCTTTCGGCAACTCGGAGTATTTTCGATAAGATACCACTTCCATATGTCCCTGAAACCATGGGCGAGTTTGAGTTAAAGCGCGACATCATCCGCTATAACTTCCGGACCTACCTCAAGTTGAAGCCGATTTTGGCCATTCTCACAAGACAAAAAGGGGTCGGATGGGTGAGCCTTCCGGAGAGATGGTATTTCAAGCCGGTAGAGCTCTATCACGTAACAAGGGTGGCACTTAACGTGGCGACAAATCTGCTGATCGCATACTTGCCTCGCTGGATGACCCAGCCGCTCATGCATGCGCTCAATCCCGCTCTGAAAGAGCGTATGCCAGTTCCAATGGAAAAGGAGTACGTGACGAGTGGATGGGGGCTTCCGCCGGAGCATACCAAGATGTCTGTGATCAATGCACAAAAGCCCTCGACCCAAGCCCATCCGGAGAGTACTCCTGCGCTCATTTCTCCCGTTCGCAGGAAAGAGCCGATTGGCGTGTAG
- a CDS encoding MBL fold metallo-hydrolase codes for MSNFWNSLRSDQYLGLAPWAWVQLESAEPPGPFPFIGGVAPEVVASLQEAHSLLLSAIETAISDVFSRRAPLDDPSLRVRLEDAYAELVASRPHLSAHIRCGRRPAGTFQWEFPLDPTKSATMTYTGLRVFNAVKRQAMPIPFDRPIAPMIGKLLGFLDGSYRVAEVKTVVTASGRDVERHLTRLLEALKAQDCLAVTDKATVRDQWLAATGDRDLLHLGHAALLYRTQEQFLLFDPWLMPWFAESPVPSLWTSLLPRPAAVFLSHDHDDHVDPRTLLHLPKDIPIVIPSRRNRRTLYFDYLALLRELGFTQVIELAHGEAWNFEGGAVVSVPFFGEDPCDLEMPRNCYLIADRGRNTLIHVDSGPTNNGRSALKEGVIDGLVRKYGPIATLCASQQQLLELRSYAAHACLSHPGRWLEVGENGYLTNGYLADLAAAAKARLFVSYATGGADWYPDHLSFMFSRRNPARTALLTANWESPSDLKAKLAPSGCAYHYSQALDLFRPAADGGTEVVPGTKALAPVPLYCLDHGHPPFLK; via the coding sequence ATGAGTAACTTCTGGAACAGCCTGCGTAGCGACCAATATCTCGGCCTGGCGCCCTGGGCTTGGGTCCAACTGGAAAGTGCGGAGCCCCCCGGGCCCTTTCCCTTTATCGGGGGGGTGGCGCCGGAGGTCGTCGCCAGCTTGCAGGAAGCCCATAGCCTGCTGCTGAGTGCGATCGAAACCGCGATCAGCGATGTGTTTTCCCGTCGGGCTCCGCTGGATGATCCCTCCCTGCGGGTGAGACTGGAGGATGCCTATGCGGAACTCGTCGCCTCGCGCCCGCACCTGAGCGCCCACATCCGTTGCGGACGTCGGCCGGCCGGAACGTTCCAATGGGAGTTTCCTCTGGACCCAACCAAGTCCGCGACGATGACCTATACGGGCTTGCGCGTCTTTAATGCGGTCAAGCGGCAAGCCATGCCGATCCCGTTCGACCGGCCCATCGCGCCGATGATCGGCAAACTGCTTGGCTTTCTGGACGGCAGCTATCGGGTCGCCGAGGTGAAGACAGTGGTGACCGCGTCAGGGCGAGATGTGGAGCGGCATTTAACGAGGCTTCTGGAAGCGCTCAAGGCTCAGGATTGCCTCGCTGTGACGGACAAGGCGACGGTGCGGGACCAGTGGCTGGCTGCGACGGGCGATCGGGATTTGCTCCATCTGGGCCATGCGGCCCTGCTCTATCGGACGCAAGAGCAGTTCCTGCTCTTCGATCCCTGGTTGATGCCCTGGTTTGCCGAGTCTCCAGTCCCCTCCCTCTGGACCTCGCTGCTGCCTCGGCCCGCCGCGGTCTTTCTCTCGCACGATCATGACGACCATGTGGACCCGCGCACCCTCCTGCACCTTCCCAAAGACATCCCGATCGTCATTCCCAGCCGGCGGAACCGCCGGACTCTGTATTTCGATTATCTGGCGTTGCTGCGGGAGCTGGGCTTTACCCAGGTGATCGAACTGGCACATGGAGAAGCCTGGAATTTTGAGGGGGGCGCCGTTGTCTCCGTGCCTTTTTTTGGGGAAGACCCCTGTGACTTGGAGATGCCCCGTAATTGCTACCTGATCGCGGATCGGGGGCGAAACACGCTCATCCACGTGGATAGCGGGCCGACGAACAACGGCCGATCGGCGCTGAAAGAGGGGGTGATCGACGGGCTGGTCAGGAAATACGGGCCGATCGCCACCCTCTGTGCTTCCCAGCAACAGCTGCTGGAGCTCCGGTCTTATGCAGCCCATGCCTGTCTCTCCCATCCGGGGCGGTGGCTGGAGGTGGGGGAAAACGGCTACCTGACCAACGGATACCTGGCGGATCTCGCCGCCGCGGCCAAGGCCCGTTTGTTCGTCTCCTATGCGACCGGGGGGGCCGACTGGTACCCGGACCATCTGTCCTTCATGTTCAGCCGGCGGAACCCGGCCCGCACGGCCCTCCTGACCGCCAACTGGGAGTCGCCGAGTGACCTCAAGGCCAAACTGGCCCCAAGCGGCTGCGCCTATCACTACAGCCAGGCCCTCGACCTGTTCAGACCTGCCGCCGACGGAGGGACAGAGGTGGTGCCTGGTACCAAGGCCCTGGCTCCGGTTCCCTTGTACTGTCTGGACCATGGTCACCCTCCGTTTTTGAAATAA
- a CDS encoding SDR family oxidoreductase gives MNVIVTGGAGFIGSHLAELLLQRGHQVIVLDNLSTGRLENLAHLKGSAGLSFHRVDVGDAEAIRPHFDGVDWVFHLAALADIVPSIQRPLEYHRANVDGTVSVVEAARLAGVKRFLYTASSSCYGIPDAFPTPETAELRPQYPYALTKALGERIALHWGQVYQLPVVSLRLFNVYGPRSRTSGTYGAVFGVFLAQKLNGKPFTVVGDGTQTRDFTFVTDVAKAFLAAAESDVQQEIFNVGSGGTYSVNRLVELLGGSVSHIPKRPGEPDCTFADTAKIRRQLQWKPEVTFEEGVARLLTAIDDWRMAPVWTPEAIAGATKEWFQYLGK, from the coding sequence GTGAACGTCATTGTAACCGGCGGGGCCGGCTTTATCGGAAGCCATCTCGCGGAACTGCTGCTGCAGCGCGGGCATCAGGTCATCGTGCTGGACAACTTGTCCACCGGCCGTCTGGAAAACCTCGCCCATCTGAAGGGCAGCGCCGGGTTGTCGTTCCACCGGGTGGACGTGGGGGATGCGGAGGCGATTCGCCCGCACTTTGACGGGGTGGACTGGGTATTCCATCTGGCGGCCCTGGCCGACATCGTCCCGTCGATTCAACGGCCGCTGGAGTATCACCGAGCGAACGTGGACGGCACGGTCTCGGTGGTGGAGGCTGCGCGTCTTGCCGGTGTCAAGCGCTTCCTCTACACGGCGTCCTCCTCCTGCTACGGAATTCCCGATGCCTTTCCGACCCCGGAGACCGCGGAACTCCGCCCCCAGTATCCCTATGCACTGACGAAGGCCCTGGGAGAGCGCATCGCGTTGCACTGGGGACAGGTGTATCAGCTCCCCGTGGTCTCCTTGCGGCTGTTCAACGTGTATGGCCCGCGCTCCCGCACGTCGGGGACCTACGGGGCGGTCTTCGGCGTGTTCCTGGCACAGAAGCTGAACGGCAAACCCTTTACGGTTGTGGGAGACGGCACGCAAACCCGGGACTTTACGTTCGTGACCGACGTGGCGAAGGCGTTTCTGGCCGCGGCCGAGTCGGACGTGCAGCAGGAAATCTTCAACGTAGGGTCCGGCGGGACCTACAGCGTGAACCGACTGGTCGAACTGCTCGGCGGCTCGGTGAGTCACATTCCGAAACGTCCCGGGGAACCGGACTGCACCTTTGCCGACACTGCCAAGATCCGTCGACAGTTGCAATGGAAACCTGAGGTAACGTTCGAGGAGGGGGTCGCGCGGTTGCTGACTGCCATCGACGACTGGCGGATGGCGCCGGTCTGGACGCCGGAGGCCATTGCCGGCGCGACCAAGGAATGGTTCCAGTATCTGGGCAAGTAG
- a CDS encoding cytidyltransferase, whose translation MKALDVTNKVKELEELADILTRLRQHGKTIVHCHGVFDLIHPGHIRHFEAAKREGDVLVVTITQDGFVNKGPGRPVFNQRLRAESVAALQAVDFVAVNRWPSAVEVIKLLKPTVYVKGGEYAAPESDVTGMIAHEEAAVKAGGGRIHFTNEITFSSTELLNSHFDVYPDDAQAFLKGFRQRYSAGEVIKQLDTLRKLKVLVIGEAIIDEYHYCQAMGKSPKELLVTTKYLRDEVFAGGVLACANHIAGFCEDVHLVTCLGSKDSHEEFVRTHLKPNVTAQFFHRDDSSTIVKRRYLDHTFLSKMFEVCFLDDSAIPPHIERQICSYLKSVIGEYDLVLVADYGHGLMGPEIINSLSAEARFLAVNTQTNSANAGYNLITKYPRADFICIDEPEMRLACHDRVNDLRNLITGTASKLRSRRAVVTRGHLGCMSYAAEDGFFEIPVFSSKIVDRVGAGDAYLSVAAPCVATGMPMDLVGFIGNAVGALAVRIVGNRSAVEPVPLYKFITALLK comes from the coding sequence ATGAAAGCGCTGGACGTGACGAACAAGGTCAAGGAACTGGAGGAATTGGCGGACATCCTCACGAGGCTTCGCCAACATGGAAAGACGATTGTGCACTGCCACGGCGTGTTCGACCTGATTCACCCGGGCCACATCCGGCACTTCGAGGCGGCCAAACGGGAAGGCGACGTGCTGGTCGTGACGATCACCCAGGACGGGTTTGTGAACAAGGGACCAGGCCGGCCCGTCTTCAACCAGCGGCTACGGGCGGAATCCGTGGCGGCGCTCCAGGCCGTGGATTTCGTAGCGGTCAACCGGTGGCCCAGTGCGGTGGAAGTAATCAAGTTGCTCAAACCGACCGTCTACGTCAAGGGCGGTGAGTATGCCGCGCCGGAGAGCGACGTCACTGGCATGATCGCGCACGAGGAGGCGGCGGTCAAGGCCGGTGGCGGACGCATTCATTTCACCAACGAAATCACCTTCAGCTCCACCGAACTGCTCAACAGCCATTTCGACGTCTATCCCGACGATGCGCAGGCGTTTCTCAAGGGGTTCCGACAGCGGTACTCGGCGGGAGAGGTCATCAAGCAGCTCGACACCCTCCGCAAGCTAAAGGTGTTGGTGATCGGCGAGGCGATCATCGATGAGTATCATTACTGCCAGGCCATGGGCAAGTCGCCCAAGGAACTGTTGGTGACTACCAAGTATCTGCGAGATGAGGTATTCGCAGGCGGGGTCCTGGCCTGCGCCAACCACATTGCCGGCTTCTGTGAGGATGTGCACCTGGTAACCTGCCTTGGATCCAAGGATTCCCACGAGGAATTCGTGCGCACCCATCTCAAGCCCAACGTGACGGCTCAATTTTTCCACCGCGACGATTCCTCCACGATCGTGAAGCGTCGCTACCTGGACCATACATTCCTGTCCAAGATGTTTGAAGTCTGTTTTCTTGACGACAGTGCGATTCCGCCTCATATCGAACGGCAGATTTGCTCCTATCTCAAGAGTGTGATTGGTGAGTATGACCTGGTTCTCGTGGCCGACTATGGCCACGGCCTGATGGGTCCGGAGATCATCAACTCGCTCAGCGCTGAGGCCCGTTTTTTAGCCGTCAACACCCAGACCAACAGTGCCAACGCCGGCTACAATCTGATCACCAAGTACCCGCGCGCCGACTTCATCTGCATTGACGAGCCGGAAATGCGTCTGGCCTGCCATGACCGTGTGAACGATCTTCGCAACCTCATCACGGGCACGGCATCGAAGCTGAGGAGTCGGCGGGCCGTGGTTACCCGGGGACATCTGGGCTGCATGAGCTATGCGGCCGAGGATGGGTTTTTCGAGATACCGGTTTTTTCTAGCAAGATCGTGGATCGGGTGGGCGCTGGGGATGCCTATTTGTCGGTGGCGGCGCCCTGCGTGGCTACCGGTATGCCAATGGACTTGGTTGGATTTATCGGCAACGCCGTGGGCGCACTGGCGGTGCGCATCGTGGGCAACCGGTCGGCGGTGGAGCCGGTGCCTTTGTACAAGTTTATTACGGCGCTGCTGAAGTAG